A segment of the Corylus avellana chromosome ca2, CavTom2PMs-1.0 genome:
acggggtgtctggacaggttaatgggctatCCGGACAGGGCTTTACGGAGTAGAAATGGAGTTTCTagaaatgcggtccggacccggggaaggcctaTCCGGACCGTGCTTGCAGTGGGAAAaaacagcattttggaaattctgtccagtcttgatcaacagctccgatcgatgggcatttgtggtccgattgagttgaaattttgcagggacattcatgacacatgaatctataTTATGAATGGTGAAGATTTGATtatgagcattctatattagtgtttgagctcgtgaacaatagcatctgcattttagaactgaattaagccaacacaaaaactaacagaGTTCATTGGAAATAAGACTTTTTAACTTTTGCCTTAGTTATCGAAGGTTCGATGTTGGATCCTCTAATGTTCGACCTTAACTCTAGCTACGAACGTTCGACTATACTATATGATaatggcttatatatatatatatatatatatagatatattattTTAGCCACTTAACCTCTTCGGTCGCCATAGCtttcaaaacccacaaaaagaTGAATCCCAAAGAGATGAAATTGAAAACAGTATTTCCGCAAGAACTGATAACCGCAATACTTTCTCTACTCTTCGTCAAGCCTCTGGTGCGTTTCCAGTGCTTATCAAAGTCATGGTTTGCGTTAATCAACGACCCTGATTTCATCAAGATGCATTTCAACCATTCCATCGAGGCCAACGGAGAACGCACTCTCATTGCAGAAACGAATGGCTTCTTGCGGAATTGCTTCTAGCACGCCGGTAAGCCAAAGAATTACTTCTTGCAGAATTACTAATTGCTAAACTTTTCCGACGATGATTGGTTCAGCAAGCCCATGGAGATGCTCCGGCCATTCTCTATTTCAACCAAAATAGCACCACCCGCCATTAAAATTGTAGGCTGTTGCAATGGCTTGGTTTGCCTCCACATGCAGCTTTCCCCATTATTGGAACAAATCAATCAACCGAAATAACGGCAATCTCAGCAATCCCAGCGAGACTGTGATTTGGAACCCATTAATccaaaaatacaagaaattacCCACTAAGCCAAATTATTTTGAATTAGAATTAGCATTTGGATACGACCAAGTGAACGACGATTACAAGGTCTTAAGCATTCTGAAGTTGCTTTCAAAGGTTGTGGCAGTTGAtcatgtatatgtatatagtcTTAGAGCACATTCTTGGAGAAGGGTAAACCAATGGCCTTACAAGCAAATGTATTCGGTTATTTGTTCGGGTGCAACTTCCTGGAACGGTGCTTTGCATTGGGTGGTTGGTCGGACGACGGAGTTAACAGGTATCTTTGTCGCATTCGATCTCAACACCGAGAAACTCCGATCGAGTGCATGCGCTTCCGTCTAACTCATGTGACACATTACCACTCAATATTTGTTTGGAAGTCTTGAGAGGATGGCTATGTGCGTGTATGCGAGtttgattttgataaatttaagGACGTTTGGGTAGGTTCCAATTAAGAGACTCATTTGTACTGCAAGCCTTTAGTGTTCTCAAATGACGGCAAATAGGTTTTGATGAAGAATTGCTTTGAAAAACTCTTTTCGTGTGACATAAAAGAAGCTTACATTAAGAAGAGGCTCAATTGCTTTGGGAAATTCACTCTTCTTGTGGGAAACCTCCTTCTCCTTGATGGGGAGTGTGACCATTGAGTTTAGTGCACATGTGTTCTTCTATCATCTTTTGATTGTgtatttctttccctttatgCATATGAGAGAAGTATGAGctttttagagtaatgttaaatgTCATTCTCCTGTTTTTCTCGTCTCTcttccaaattgatctaacttgtaaaattactattgaatttatgataaattattattgaattttgatctaatggttatTGAATACTTGGGAGAATACAAGTAttctttttagcattactctatcaTATATCTTTTGGTTACAATTATTTTCCATATGCGAAAATCAAGCCATGCCAGCATGGTGATAGTTAAATGGATACTTCATATCAAATCTTGTCCTCAAATTGAATGAGATCCTGAAAACATTAAAggaaaggacaaaaaaaaaaaaaaaaaaaaaaaagaagaaaagagaatttaCTCTTTAGTATATGTTGCAAATACTTGCAGGATTGTTTTGGCTTGCTCCCAGTATTTTTGTTGTTAGAACTTTAAGATATTTTGTTAGAAGAAAGAATCTAAGTTACCTCACAAAtcgtgtttagtttattttatcaATAGTTTATGCTATTGTGTGATAGGTAATTTCtgatgaaaaataatgaatagtGGATGAATGTGGAGATGAGAATGGAAATGGTATTGATACTGAGCTCTAATTAGGGCGGAGACAAATCACAAAGACATACGTCTAATTAGTTCTCATGAACGCCTAAAGttctaatattcaaattcaaataactCTAATTCTAAtaacttaatattattattaaataatctGATATTAATAAGTTGGAATTCTATTCCAACTCAACTATTAAAGCTATCTAACTCTAATCTTATCCCTATCACTGTGTGTTTCTAATGAGCATCTCTAgcagtaaaatgtattttaccTAGTAAAAAAGCacaattctttattttagttactcatattttaatgccaactccaacaaattctttattttattctctatttttttaaaaaaatattattttttaatctttctttattattttctttttctagtctTCGTTCATCATCGATCTGAAGCATTTCCCAATTCTCATCTATTATATGAACCCCTTCCCCTTCTCCTCGGTATGATTTTTATTACCAGCCATGCCCTTTTAGGTCAAAGCAGTCGAGAAATCCATGCCCTCTTGGATCATGCTCTCTTGGTCTGAAATCCACAGGGGGCAAAAAGAATGGcatcaaaacaataacaatttcaataattaatgtTGAGGGATGAGAATGAATCGCGATAACAATGGGAACCAATATTGCCAGCGTCTCAACAAAAACAGAGTGTAGATGAACTTTCTTGTTGGAGAAAATGAGTCTCCAAAGGACTAAGAAAGGTTGTGCTGAACGAGGTCAttgagggagggagaggagagagaagagagagaaaagttgagggagagagaagagagaaaaaatattaaaaaatttgaacattgtgctacagtgaatagtcATAAgtagctattcactgtagcTAAATATGTAGTTTACCTATTCCGGAGCTAATCTGTTGGAAATAAAAAAGTGCTCATAATAGCTAAATGTACCTATTATGAGCCATTTAGCTActctgctggagatgctctataGTCTTATATACATTTCTTCAACACGACTCAAACCCAACACACAACATAATGACAACCAATTTTTAGGGGTGTAAAAAATTACAGGGAAACCGGAGAGCAAGTTCCAATTCTGGttgcaaaaaaccaaaaactggGGACCCCAGTTCTGGTCCctgtttttggcacccggttataaccgggaAAGCGgaaccgggtatatatatatatatatatatatatatatatatatattaaacgggttaaaaaaaaaaattcttaaaaaaccggttaccagACTGAGTACAAACTTGAACCGGCTGGTAACTGGGACTCTGTTCTCGGTTCCCAGttgcccaaaaccaagaaccggggtaccctggttttggccaaaaacagGGAGCCGAGACTGGGTTGACACCCCCGccaatttttaacattactcgaGAACCCCGATagaaattcaatacaaaattaaaaggttagAGTCGACCAAAATAATCTTATACGTACACATGTCTCGACACAACCAAACCCGACATGCGAACTCAAATTGTCATCCTAACCGAGCTTGCTAAAAGGAAGTTTTTCACCAAATGCCAAACTCCCTCAAAATACCGTATGCAATGCAAGCTTGGTAGTGCTACAATTAGAGAAGGTCGTTGTTAACGAAAGGATGATCGAAGAGCCCTTCATACGCAGAGAGTCAACATGACTAGAGAAAGAAAGCAATGATctaaaaaattctgaaaattatagaaaaaaaaaaaaaaattccaacaatGCCAATTATTAATCCCCAtatatgagtaattctaaaagtctctcttgtgtcatttttgtgtttctCCAAGAATGAcgtgactcttaaaatcatcatttgatcaaaatccaataatgatcaatcaaaagcacaatgatgattttaagagccacatcattcttagagggacTTAAGAGTGACACAAAAAAGACTTGTAGTGCGCATTACTCCCTATATCTCACATCACTTGaataaaatgtttgttttgctAAAAAATTTTGATCATGTGAAAGACTTGGTGAACTGTAAAAGTGCAGAGTCATGAAAAACAATAGGTAAGTTATGGCTATACATCTCATGCAAATTCCTAAGTGGTTGGACAAGTATTAGGGTGGAGTTTGACTCCcgtaatgaaaatttttaaacttgattagtattagccattTTTGGTCCTACAGATGTCCTGATAGAGTTGGGCCAAGCTATGACTCAATCAGACTTGAATTAATTCATACGGCTTTCATCGTCTATGCCCTTTTTGTGCAGTTCCCAATGAGCCGGTACTACTATGGTTATGTCTAAGTAGAATAGTCACTCCAATCGacccctccatttttttttatggaaatatATGAAACAATTAGTATCATGTTTGATTATAAAGATCAAGATTTAAGACAAACCAAAACAGAAATTGGGACCCTAGGCCTCATAaagtatttctttctttttaagcaAACCATTTTGGATATTTGAATTAAGGAGAATGTGTTTTCATCTCTATCCTATATGGTGTTTTTACCTGATGTGTCAAGTTTTTATTGAAGGCAGTAAAATAGAGTTTTACATCACATTCTCTAAGAAATTCAAtgggattgatttgaattaaggATAATGTGTTTTCATCTATATTCTATTTGGTATTTTACcatgtgtcaaatttctattgaaatgATGTAAAATAGAGTTTTACACTAGGTTAGGATCTACTGAAATTTCGAATTCAGGCCgtctattttctatttaatgGTTATTTTTCTGTCatgtgtcccactactaataaaataataaatatttattattttattagtagtaggACACATGACAGAACAATGACCCTTGAATGGAAAATTGACGGCCTAGAtctgaaatttaaaaaacagAAATTCCCTTAAGAATTTCAATGGATCCAAATCCGTTTTACACCACACCCTTTTagaaatttcattaatattctatttggtatttttacctatgcatcaaatttttattaaatgctGTAAAATAGAGTTTTAAACCACATCCTTATAAAAAGgactctctattttttttattttatttttttcacccaAAATAGGGATTGCCGTCCTACATACAGAAATTCCTTCTTGTCTTACCACGTAAATGAATATATCATTTATTCAATGTAGATCTCATTCTTGCTAGAAGTAAATCGTAAAATCCATAACGATTTTCTTGAATCTATAAGAAAGAAAGGCATACGaaaagcctttaaaaaaaaattgaaggaaagaCTTTAATAATTTTCGTTTTACACGTGATGTGAGGTCAATTCAAATGCtcaaaataaactaattaattttccaattaaaaaaaccCCTCTTTaagatattttataattaatttgaataagaAACCAAGGAAATGTTAAGGAGTtgagttggagttggagttggagttggagttggaCTCATCCCCTGCAGTGTTGCCGTGTACTAAGTCTTATAGTTGTACAAGCTGTTACATGCAATTGATTCAAGACTATGAGAGTCCTATCATGTATTTAATCTCAGTAGTTTAGAAGATATTTTCCAGGTTAACTTCTTGGGTCGCCAAAACATGCAAAACCTACAGAAGAGAAGAATGACGAATATACTCCCGCAAGAGCTCATCACCGAAATACTTTCTCTACTGCTCGTCAAACCTCTGCTGCGTTTTCAATGCGTTTCCAAGGCATGGTTTGTCGTAATCAACGACCCAGACTTCATCAAGATGCACCTCAATCGCTCCATTGAGACCAACCGAGAACGCGCTCTCATTGCAGATGCAAACAACGCAATTCTGCCGCATACTTACTACTCGGTAAACTTTTCCAACAAGCAACAGTTCAGCGAGCCGGTGGAGATATTCAGGCCATTCAACCATCCAACAAATACGTTCATTAGAATTATAGGCCATTGCAACGGCCTGGTTTGCCTCCAGATCTGTCCCTGTTGTTGCTCCAATATcgaagaaagaaacaaatatcCCAATGAGATTGTGATTTGGAATCCATTgatcagaaaatacaaaaagttaCCCTTTAAGCCGATAGAAATTCCCGATAATTATGTGTTCGAAGTAGCATTTGGGTATGACCAAATCAACGACGACTACAAGGTTGTAAGGATTTTGATGCCCCAGCCACATCTTGCAGGTGTCGCTGAAGTTGGTCATCATGTATGTAGTCTTAGAGGAAATTCTTGGAGAAAGGTGGAAGACAAATGGCCTCGCAAGGATTTGTATTTGCATACGCAGTGCTCGGCTTCCTTGAACAGTGCTTTGCATTGGGTGGTTGCAGGTCGGAGTGGGTTAACAAGTGCCATTGTCGCATTCGATCTTAGCACCGAGAAATTTCGAATGCATGCTCTTCCGATTGAAATTGAATCTCGCGCATCTGAATACTATACACATTTGGTGGTCTTGGGAGGATGCCTGTGTGTTTGGGAGTTTCATTGTGAACAATTTTTTGTCGTTTGGGTGATGAAGGAGTACGGGGTGGCGGCGAGCAATTGGACACGGCTTTATAGGTTTCCGCAGGGTCCGCAACAAGATCCTTACTACTCCAAGCCTTTAGCCCTCTCAAACAACGGTGAAGAGGTTTTGATGCATGAGGCTTTGATACATGAGAACTCAGGAAAACTTTATTGgtataacataaaaaagaaaagaagcaggaTTGTTGAGATTCACAAAAGGATCGAAACATGCGAGTTGAACATTGTAGTTGTGGGAAGCCTCCTTCTCCTTGATGGGGAGCTTGACCATTGAGTTGATCAATATATGCACGTGTTCTTTTATCATCCTTTTGGTTGACAAatgttttgggcattttgatGGTATTTCTTTGGTTGTAAGTTAATTGATAGCAATTGTCGTGGGTGTTTCGAATTAGAGATTGGCTGAAATTGGGGGTTTATT
Coding sequences within it:
- the LOC132169414 gene encoding F-box protein CPR1-like, with protein sequence MTNILPQELITEILSLLLVKPLLRFQCVSKAWFVVINDPDFIKMHLNRSIETNRERALIADANNAILPHTYYSVNFSNKQQFSEPVEIFRPFNHPTNTFIRIIGHCNGLVCLQICPCCCSNIEERNKYPNEIVIWNPLIRKYKKLPFKPIEIPDNYVFEVAFGYDQINDDYKVVRILMPQPHLAGVAEVGHHVCSLRGNSWRKVEDKWPRKDLYLHTQCSASLNSALHWVVAGRSGLTSAIVAFDLSTEKFRMHALPIEIESRASEYYTHLVVLGGCLCVWEFHCEQFFVVWVMKEYGVAASNWTRLYRFPQGPQQDPYYSKPLALSNNGEEVLMHEALIHENSGKLYWYNIKKKRSRIVEIHKRIETCELNIVVVGSLLLLDGELDH